From a single Rosa rugosa chromosome 7, drRosRugo1.1, whole genome shotgun sequence genomic region:
- the LOC133721437 gene encoding uncharacterized protein LOC133721437, giving the protein MAVPGRGLVEADDNDDENALFEEEGLEDLDSHAPPHLRAIADATQLGDLDALRLALDNLEGSIDEPVEDGDTALHLACLYGKLSCAQLLLERGANLEAKDEDGAIPLHDACAGGYTEIVQLLVNSANDTERVKRMLEAVDAEGDTPLHHAARGEHADIIRLLLASGASPTRANLYGKIPSELPEPNTEAKRILEAAAGAMAYQ; this is encoded by the exons ATGGCGGTTCCGGGCAGGGGTTTAGTGGAGGCTGACGACAACGATGACGAAAACGCTCTCTTTGAAGAAGAGGGTTTGGAGGACCTCGACTCTCACGCGCCTCCTCACCTACGCGCCATCGCAGACGCCACTCAGCTCGGCGACCTTGACGCCCTCCGACTCGCTCTCG ATAACTTAGAAGGCAGTATTGATGAACCAGTGGAAGATGGGGACACAGCTCTGCATCTGGCTTGTCTCTATGGTAAACTTTCTTGTGCCCAG TTGCTTTTGGAGAGGGGGGCAAACTTGGAGGCTAAGGATGAAGATGGAGCTATTCCTCTGCATGATGCTTGTGCTGGGG GATACACTGAGATAGTTCAACTTCTAGTTAACAGTGCTAATGACACCGAGCGTGTAAAGAGAATGCTAGAAGCTGTTGACGCTGAAGGTGATACG CCTCTGCATCATGCTGCCAGAGGTGAGCATGCTGATATTATAAGATTGTTGCTGGCTTCTGGAGCTTCTCCTACAAGGGCAAACCTGTATGGAAAG ATCCCAAGTGAGTTACCAGAACCGAACACAGAAGCTAAAAGGATTTTGGAGGCTGCTGCTGGTGCTATGGCATACCAGTAG
- the LOC133722886 gene encoding alpha carbonic anhydrase 4-like, with the protein MVKSKKVHLQFIAFTLFLLSGHPIRPVRGQGVKEIGYDYRQGSPKGPEHWGELKEEWKECKDRKLQSPVDLLPSNARKAISRVDDLNMSYKPSNATMKHEGYAISIQWEGDAGSIQINGTDYLLKRCHWHRSSEHFINGRSYDLELHMVHQSQNNDVAVVAFLYQSGNPDPFLSKISNDVSSLSGTKEARLGVIDPSLIKWPSSRFYRYMGSLTTPPCTEGVIWSVYEEVHSVSIEQLGLIEQVDHGMNARPLQPLKNRDITLFGPQ; encoded by the exons ATGGTTAAATCAAAGAAAGTCCATCTTCAGTTCATTGCTTTCACTCTTTTTCTTCTGTCCGGGCACCCCATCAGACCCGTCAGAGGCCAAGGAG TGAAAGAAATAGGGTATGATTATAGGCAAGGGAGCCCCAAGGGACCAGAGCACTGGGGAGAGCTCAAGGAAGAATGGAAGGAATGCAAAGATAGAAAATTACAATCGCCAGTAGATTTGTTGCCTTCGAATGCTAGAAAAGCAATCTCAAGAGTAGATGATCTTAACATGAGCTATAAGCCTTCAAATGCAACTATGAAGCATGAAGGTTATGCTATTTCG ATTCAATGGGAGGGTGATGCTGGATCAATTCAAATAAATGGCACTGATTACTTGCTCAAAAGATGTCATTGGCACAGATCCTCTGAACATTTCATTAATGGCAGAag TTATGATTTGGAATTGCACATGGTTCACCAAAGCCAGAACAACGATGTGGCTGTAGTCGCATTCCTATACCAAAGTGGCAATCCCGATCCTTTCCTGTCAAAG ataAGCAACGATGTATCCTCCCTAAGTGGCACAAAGGAGGCACGCTTGGGAGTGATTGATCCTAGTTTAATAAAATGGCCAAGCTCACGATTTTACAGATATATGGGCTCACTGACGACCCCTCCTTGCACTGAAGGAGTTATTTGGAGCGTATACGAAGAG GTACATTCTGTTTCAATAGAACAGCTGGGGCTAATTGAACAAGTCGAT CATGGGATGAATGCAAGACCATTACAGCCTCTTAAGAATCGAGATATCACGCTCTTTGGTCCGCAGTAG
- the LOC133722887 gene encoding uncharacterized protein LOC133722887, producing MDVLIVCEPRVPYARVKNFLRRNGFPDAEVVEARWFSGGVWILYDKNKIGVTFIDSNIQSVTVQISVSGYQDWVLSAIYASPTNSIRSVLWDYLSSFAKQCKLPWLIIGDYNELYCSADKNGGSLVGKFGGLRNWGYDGSLLEKLSSLALDLKEWNVHVFGNLFSKKRRILARLAGIQKSLAIQDNPFLSQLEGELIKEYGVVSDQEALYWQQKSRVKWLHDGDNNTKFFHMSTMVRRRRNNIKGLLDKNGSLCTDFNTMKSIAVEFFENLFTFKVGGDSRFIIPCLFPTLTENDVRMMSRNVTGVEVKNAMFNIGGLKAPSADGFPALFYQKHWNICASEITQMVTLAFQSGKIPMGLNHTLIALVPKVSSPQDMALFRPISLCKMLYKVISKVLVARIRPYLRNLISPNQVSFVPRRHISDNIVIVQEVLHKYQHSHGGKGFMAWKIDLSKAYDRLNWGFIETVLVEAQFPTFIVKLIMDCVSTTSFQVCLNGELTESFRASRGIRQGDPLSPYLFVLCMEKLSHLINSAVEVGQWKPVRASGSGPFISHLFFADDLILFADASCEQARILKRCLDVFCDISGQEVSYDKSILFCSPNTCKVLAANISKICGSKLTSNLGKYLGVPLIHSRVTKRTYAPVLNKVQSRLAGWKSKMLNLAGRLTLIQAVTNSIPVYTMQTVRLPVSICDALDKCNRDFLWGDCNGKKKIHLANWDLVCRPKEFGGLGIKKASMMNQVMVAKIGWRMVQEDQGLWRHVLNKKYVKSVPLLNPLYSCHSGCSRTWRSIIFGVSLLKQGLSWRIGDGSSVNFWNDRWLPDGPLVQFLPDVSDFDLHMQIPPGFMGSGPDKLIWGWHCQRCWYIWKWRNKAIFDGEFHVPFNPCKIIIEAAKEWTTANTSGLTSAQRTTVSLHWEKPPMNWIKLNVYGARNHAGMISASGVVRDHSGSWLCGFFANSGCGTVLQAEFWGLLLGLKMSIDAHYQHVLVESDSEVLVKLMNDGVDALHPLKSVINSCQALQRQFQRCEIKHIYREVNKVADVLSKIGLDSEIGVHFMMQPPPQDWRDNSSLPLVLKACARLSAFERGKGIHSSIWNSGLDKDVRIGTALVDFYCKRYTELVQLLVNSANNDTERVKRMLEAVDAEARGEHADIIRLLLASGASPIKANLYGKIPSELPEPNT from the exons ATGGAtgttttgattgtttgtgaACCTAGGGTTCCTTATGCAAGGGTCAAGAATTTTCTTAGAAGAAATGGATTTCCTGATGCTGAAGTTGTGGAGGCCCGCTGGTTTTCAGGAGGTGTGTGGATTCTTTATGATAAGAACAAAATTGGAGTCACTTTTATTGACAGTAATATTCAATCTGTTACTGTTCAGATTTCAGTAAGTGGTTATCAAGACTGGGTTCTCTCTGCTATCTATGCTAGTCCTACTAATTCTATTAGAAGTGTGCTCTGGGATTACTTATCTTCCTTTGCTAAACAATGCAAGCTGCCTTGGTTAATCATTGGGGATTATAATGAGCTTTACTGTAGTGCAGATAAAAATGGGGGCTCACTTGTTGGAAAATTTGGTGGATTGAGAAATTGG GGTTATGATGGAAGCcttttggagaaattgagttCCCTTGCTTTAGATTTAAAAGAGTGGAATGTTCATGTCTTTGGAAATTTATTCAGTAAAAAAAGGAGAATCCTAGCTCGTCTCGCTGGGATCCAAAAGAGTCTTGCAATACAAGATAATCCTTTTCTTAGTCAACTGGAAGGTGAGTTAATCAAGGAATATGGTGTTGTGAGTGATCAAGAAGCTCTATATTGGCAACAAAAGTCTCGGGTTAAGTGGCTTCATGATGGGGACAATAACACAAAGTTTTTCCATATGTCCACTATGGTGCGTAGGAGAAGAAATAATATTAAGGGTTTGCTCGACAAGAATGGCAGTTTATGTACTGATTTTAATACCATGAAATCCATTGCTGTGGAGTTTTTTGAAAATTTGTTCACTTTCAAGGTTGGTGGAGATTCTCGATTTATTATTCCTTGCCTTTTCCCTACTTTGACTGAGAATGACGTAAGAATGATGAGCAGAAATGTCACTGGTGTTGAAGTGAAAAATGCAATGTTTAATATTGGTGGTTTGAAAGCCCCGAGTGCTGATGGGTTTCCTGCCCTTTTCTATCAGAAGCATTGGAATATTTGTGCTAGCGAGATTACTCAAATGGTGACACTTGCATTCCAAAGTGGTAAGATTCCTATGGGACTTAATCATACTTTAATTGCCTTGGTTCCCAAAGTCTCTAGTCCTCAAGATATGGCTCTTTTTAGACCTATCAGTCTATGCAAAATGCTGTATAAAGTGATATCTAAAGTGTTGGTTGCAAGAATCAGACCTTACCTGAGGAATCTTATTAGTCCTAACCAAGTCAGCTTTGTCCCTAGGAGACATATCTCTGATAATATAGTCATTGTTCAAGAAGTTCTGCATAAATACCAACATTCTCATGGTGGAAAGGGATTTATGGCGTGGAAAATTGATTTGTCCAAGGCCTATGATAGACTAAATTGGGGATTTATTGAGACAGTTTTGGTTGAGGCTCAATTCCCCACTTTCATTGTTAAGTTAATTATGGACTGTGTTTCAACTACAAGTTTTCAAGTTTGCTTAAATGGGGAACTTACTGAGTCATTTCGAGCCAGTAGGGGGATTAGACAAGGTGATCCCTTATCACCCTATTTATTTGTCTTGTGCATGGAGAAACTTTCACATTTGATTAACTCTGCAGTTGAAGTGGGTCAATGGAAGCCAGTTCGAGCTTCTGGTTCGGGACCTTTTATTTCTCATCTATTTTTTGCAGACGACTTGATCCTTTTTGCGGATGCAAGCTGCGAACAAGCAAGGATTCTTAAGAGATGCTTAGATGTCTTCTGTGATATTTCAGGTCAAGAGGTCAGTTATGATAAATCTATTTTATTTTGCTCTCCTAATACTTGCAAGGTTTTAGCTGCAAACATAAGCAAAATTTGTGGTTCTAAACTTACTTCTAATCTTGGTAAGTACTTGGGAGTTCCTTTGATACATTCTAGAGTTACTAAAAGAACTTATGCTCCTGTCCTTAATAAAGTTCAGAGTCGTTTGGCTGGTTGGAAGAGCAAGATGCTCAATTTAGCAGGTCGACTTACTCTTATTCAGGCTGTTACTAATTCTATCCCGGTTTATACAATGCAAACGGTGAGGTTACCTGTGTCTATATGTGATGCATTGGACAAGTGTAATAGAGATTTTTTGTGGGGAGACTGTAATGGCAAGAAAAAAATCCATCTAGCTAACTGGGACTTGGTTTGCCGACCTAAGGAGTTTGGTGGTTTGGGAATTAAAAAGGCTAGCATGATGAATCAAGTGATGGTTGCGAAAATTGGTTGGAGAATGGTTCAGGAAGATCAGGGCTTATGGCGTCATGTTTTGAATAAAAAGTATGTTAAATCTGTACCTCTTCTTAATCCACTCTACTCTTGCCATTCCGGATGCTCCCGTACTTGGAGGAGTATTATCTTTGGTGTGAGTTTGTTAAAACAAGGTTTGAGTTGGAGAATTGGGGATGGTTCATCCGTCAATTTCTGGAATGATAGATGGTTACCTGATGGACCGCTTGTTCAATTTCTTCCTGATGTTTCTGATTTTGATTTACATATGCAG ATTCCTCCCGGTTTTATGGGAAGTGGACCTGACAAACTTATATGGGGGTGGCACTGCCAACG TTGCTGGTACATATGGAAATGGAGAAATAAGGCGATTTTTGATGGTGAGTTTCATGTTCCTTTTAATCCCTGCAAAATCATTATTGAGGCAGCCAAAGAATGGACTACTGCTAATACTAGTGGCCTGACCTCTGCGCAAAGGACTACTGTGAGTTTGCATTGGGAGAAACCCCCAATGAATTGGATTAAACTTAATGTTTATGGTGCCAGAAATCATGCAGGTATGATTAGTGCTAGTGGAGTTGTAAGGGATCATTCTGGGTCTTGGTTGTGTGGGTTCTTTGCTAACTCCGGGTGTGGTACTGTGCTGCAAGCTGAATTCTGGGGTCTCCTACTTGGTCTCAAAATGTCTATTGATGCTCATTATCAACATGTGTTGGTTGAATCTGATTCTGAAGTCCTTGTCAAGTTGATGAATGATGGTGTGGATGCTTTGCACCCTTTGAAGTCTGTGATTAATAGTTGTCAGGCTCTTCAAAGGCAGTTTCAAAGGTGTGAAATAAAGCATATCTACAGGGAAGTAAACAAGGTTGCTGATGTGTTGTCCAAGATTGGATTGGATTCTGAGATTGGAGTGCACTTCATGATGCAGCCTCCTCCACAA GATTGGCGCGATAactcctctctccctctcgtTCTCAAAGCCTGTGCGCGGCTGAGCGCCTTCGAGAGAGGGAAGGGGATACATTCAAGTATTTGGAACTCGGGTTTGGATAAAGATGTGAGGATTGGGACTGCCCTTGTTGATTTCTACTGCAAAA GATACACTGAGCTAGTTCAACTTCTAGTTAACAGTGCTAATAATGACACCGAGCGTGTAAAGAGAATGCTAGAAGCAGTTGACGCTGAAG CCAGAGGTGAGCACGCTGATATTATAAGATTGTTGCTGGCTTCTGGAGCTTCTCCTATAAAGGCAAACCTGTACGGAAAG ATCCCAAGTGAGTTACCAGAACCGAACACATAA
- the LOC133722888 gene encoding alpha carbonic anhydrase 7-like produces MVKSKKFHLQFFAFTLFLLSWHPIRPVRGQGVEEIEYDNRQGSLFGAVEEIEYDNRQGSLFGAVEVMEYDYRQGSPKGPEHWGELNEELEQCKDGKLQSPIDLFYSNARKAISRVDDLNMSYKPSKATMKHEHHAISIQWEGDAGSIQINGTDYLLKRCHWHRSSEHFINGRSYDLELHMVHQSQNNDVAVVAFLYQSGNPDPFLSKISNDVSSLSVTKEARLGVINPSLIKWPSSRFYRYIGSLTAPPCTEGVIWSVSEEVRSVSKQQLGLIEQVDRGMNARPLQPLNNRDITLFGPQ; encoded by the exons ATGGTTAAATCAAAGAAATTCCATCTTCAGTTCTTTGCTTTCACTCTTTTTCTTCTGTCCTGGCACCCCATCAGACCCGTCAGAGGCCAAGGAG tGGAAGAAATAGAGTATGATAATAGGCAAGGGAGCCTTTTTGGTGCAGTGGAAGAAATAGAGTATGATAATAGGCAAGGGAGCCTTTTTGGTGCAGTGGAAGTAATGGAGTATGATTATAGGCAAGGGAGCCCCAAGGGACCAGAGCACTGGGGAGAGCTCAACGAAGAATTGGAGCAATGCAAAGATGGAAAATTACAATCGCCAATAGATTTGTTCTATTCGAATGCTAGAAAAGCAATCTCAAGAGTAGATGATCTTAACATGAGCTATAAGCCTTCAAAAGCAACTATGAAGCATGAACACCATGCTATTTCG ATTCAATGGGAGGGTGATGCTGGATCAATTCAAATAAATGGCACTGATTACTTGCTCAAAAGATGTCATTGGCACAGATCCTCTGAACATTTCATTAATGGCAGAag TTATGATTTGGAATTGCACATGGTTCACCAAAGCCAGAACAACGATGTGGCTGTAGTCGCATTCCTATACCAAAGTGGCAATCCCGATCCTTTCCTGTCAAAG ataAGCAACGATGTATCCTCCCTAAGTGTTACAAAGGAGGCACGCTTGGGAGTGATTAATCCAAGTTTAATAAAATGGCCAAGCTCACGATTTTATAGATATATAGGCTCACTCACGGCCCCTCCTTGCACTGAAGGAGTTATTTGGAGCGTAAGCGAAGAG GTACGTTCTGTTTCAAAACAACAGCTGGGGCTAATTGAACAAGTCGAT CGTGGGATGAATGCAAGACCATTACAGCCTCTCAACAATCGAGACATCACGCTCTTTGGTCCGCAGTAG
- the LOC133723009 gene encoding pentatricopeptide repeat-containing protein At3g53360, mitochondrial-like, with translation MDIPVTVSLQNPPLPPKQFHTKNPTPKDLNLLIKHHANLKNDHAILSTYTHMESLRLAPDNSSLPLVLKACARLSAVERGKGIHSSIRNSGLDKDVRIGTALVDFYCKSGLIDDAVKVFDEMRERDLVLWNALIHGCVGCGCYQEAICLFREMQSEGLKPNSRSVVALLLACREVSELRCGKEIHGYGLRNGLLDLDAHVGTALIGFYMRFDVRMSHLTFDSMVVRNVVSSNAIITGYVDVGEYLMAVKLFVQLLVDGVEFDSVSMLVVIQACAKIGSVELARQIHQMAIKYSYSSDLFIVNALLNMYSECGRIELSHALFETVPNRDVALWNSMLAAYSEYGFYEEAMNLFLKMQTEGIVEDQRTVYIMLSLCEELSEGLIEGKSLHALACKNGMEMDVSLGNTLLSMYAEFNCVQSVKKVFAEMKGSDVVSWNILIRALACNGLRDEAWETFGVMRESGTKPNSHTIISVLAIFEAETCVNTVRAIHGFVMKHGIEVDLSLNTALTDIYMNSSDEAAARTLFENRPCRDVISWNAIIASYIRNNESNEARLLFNRMISEVKPNSVTITSILSSCTQVASLPLGQCLHAYATRRHFSFDFDLSLANAFISMYARSGSMQNAEKIFKSLPTRNVISWNALITGYSMHGHVYDAILVFQQMLEDGFQPNGSTFVAVLSACRHSGLIEMGLKLFHTMVHDLEITPELVHYGCVVDLLCRAGRLDEAREFIESMPIEPDASVWRALLNGCRVNSAPELAGAIFEKLVELEPMNAGNYVLLSNIYAAAGLWLEVRKIRTLLREKGLKKPPGTSWIVIKSQVHSFVASDTSHLHSNRIYACLNSLSALIKEIGYTPDLQGVLHEEEN, from the coding sequence ATGGATATACCTGTCACTGTAAGCCTTCAAAACCCACCTCTCCCACCCAAACAGTTCCACACCAAAAACCCAACACCAAAAGACTTGAACTTGCTCATAAAGCACCACGCCAACCTCAAAAACGACCATGCAATCCTCTCAACCTATACCCACATGGAGTCTCTTCGACTGGCGCCGGATAACTCCTCTCTCCCTCTAGTTCTCAAGGCCTGTGCGCGGCTGAGCGCCGTCGAGAGAGGGAAGGGGATACATTCGAGTATTCGGAACTCGGGTTTGGATAAAGATGTGAGGATTGGGACTGCCCTTGTTGATTTCTACTGCAAAAGTGGGCTCATTGATGATGCAGtgaaggtgtttgatgaaatgcgtGAGAGAGATTTGGTTCTGTGGAATGCTTTGATTCATGGGTGTGTCGGGTGTGGTTGTTATCAAGAGGCTATATGCTTGTTTAGGGAGATGCAGAGTGAGGGGTTGAAGCCGAATTCGCGCAGTGTGGTTGCATTGCTTTTGGCTTGTAGGGAGGTTTCGGAGTTGAGATGTGGGAAAGAGATACATGGCTATGGTTTGAGGAATGGATTGCTTGATTTGGATGCTCATGTGGGGACTGCTTTGATTGGGTTTTATATGAGATTTGATGTCAGAATGTCGCATCTTACATTCGATTCGATGGTTGTGAGGAATGTTGTTAGTTCGAATGCAATAATTACAGGGTATGTTGATGTTGGGGAGTACTTGATGGCGGTGAAGCTTTTCGTGCAGTTGCTTGTGGACGGGGTTGAGTTTGACTCTGTTTCGATGTTGGTTGTGATTCAGGCTTGTGCGAAAATTGGATCTGTTGAATTGGCTAGGCAAATTCATCAAATGGCTATAAAGTACAGCTACAGCAGTGATCTTTTCATTGTAAATGCATTGCTGAATATGTATAGTGAGTGTGGACGTATTGAATTATCGCATGCATTATTTGAAACTGTCCCAAACCGTGATGTAGCTTTGTGGAATTCCATGCTAGCTGCATACAGTGAATATGGTTTTTATGAGGAAGCCATGAACTTATTTTTGAAAATGCAAACAGAAGGAATCGTGGAAGATCAAAGAACTGTTTATATAATGTTGTCATTATGTGAAGAATTATCTGAAGGCTTGATAGAGGGTAAAAGCTTGCATGCTCTTGCATGCAAGAATGGGATGGAAATGGATGTTTCTCTCGGAAATACATTGTTAAGTATGTATGCTGAATTTAACTGTGTGCAGTCTGTTAAGAAGGTTTTTGCTGAGATGAAAGGTTCAGATGTTGTATCATGGAACATTCTGATCAGGGCATTGGCCTGCAATGGATTGCGAGATGAAGCATGGGAAACATTTGGTGTCATGCGAGAATCTGGAACCAAGCCAAACTCACACACCATAATATCTGTCCTTGCTATTTTTGAAGCTGAAACTTGTGTAAATACAGTGCGAGCGATTCATGGTTTTGTAATGAAACATGGTATTGAAGTTGACCTATCTTTGAATACTGCACTAACAGATATATACATGAATAGCAGTGATGAAGCAGCAGCTAGGACTCTATTTGAGAACCGCCCCTGTAGGGATGTGATCTCATGGAATGCTATAATTGCCAGTTACATCCGAAACAATGAAAGCAATGAAGCTCGGTTACTTTTCAACCGTATGATTTCAGAAGTGAAACCCAACTCTGTCACGATCACAAGTATTCTCTCATCATGTACCCAAGTTGCATCTCTGCCTCTAGGTCAATGCTTGCATGCTTATGCAACTAGGAGGCACTTCTCATTTGACTTTGATTTGTCTCTTGCAAATGCTTTTATATCTATGTACGCTAGAAGCGGTAGTATGCAAAATGCTGAAAAGATCTTTAAGAGTTTACCAACGAGAAATGTtatatcatggaatgccttgatAACTGGCTACAGCATGCACGGTCATGTATATGATGCTATTCTTGTGTTCCAACAAATGTTAGAGGATGGTTTCCAACCAAATGGTTCAACTTTTGTAGCTGTACTGTCTGCTTGCAGACATTCTGGTTTGATAGAGATGGGATTGAAGCTTTTCCACACTATGGTACATGATCTGGAGATAACACCCGAGCTTGTTCACTATGGTTGTGTCGTTGACCTTCTTTGTCGTGCAGGCCGCTTAGATGAAGCTAGAGAGTTTATCGAGTCAATGCCTATTGAACCAGATGCATCTGTGTGGAGGGCTTTGCTCAATGGTTGTCGAGTTAATTCTGCGCCTGAGTTAGCTGGAGCAATCTTTGAGAAACTTGTGGAATTAGAACCCATGAATGCAGGGAATTATGTTCTGCTATCTAATATATATGCTGCAGCAGGTCTGTGGTTAGAGGTCAGGAAGATAAGAACATTGCTGAGGGAAAAGGGTTTGAAAAAGCCTCCAGGAACAAGCTGGATTGTTATTAAAAGTCAGGTCCACTCTTTTGTTGCCTCAGACACATCACACCTTCATTCAAACAGAATTTATGCTTGTTTAAATTCTCTGTCAGCCTTAATCAAAGAAATTGGTTATACTCCTGATCTTCAAGGGGTTTTGCATGAAGAAGAGAATTAA
- the LOC133723010 gene encoding ras-related protein RABC2a, translating into MSSSGQSSNYDLSFKILLIGDSAVGKSSLLVSFISNSVDDLAPTIGVDFKIKLLTVGGKRIKMTIWDTAGQERFRTLTSSYYRSAQGIILVYDVTRRDTFTNLSDVWAKEVELYSTNQDCVKVLVGNKVDRESERAVSREEGIALAKDIGCMFLECSAKTRENVERCFQELALKIMEIPSLLEEGSTVAKRNILKQNQENQAPPSCCS; encoded by the exons ATGAGTTCTTCAGGGCAGAGCAGCAACTACGATCTGTCGTTCAAGATCTTGCTGATCGGAGACTCTGCCGTTGGCAAAAGTAGTCTTCTTGTCAGCTTCATCTCCAACTCTGTCGACGATCTTGCTCCCACCATTG GTGTGGATTTTAAAATTAAGCTGCTTACTGTTGGTGGGAAGAGAATTAAGATGACAATTTGGGATACAG CTGGACAGGAGAGGTTTAGAACATTAACAAGCTCTTACTATAGAAGTGCCCAAGGAATCATTCTCG TGTATGATGTGACTCGGAGAGACACCTTTACCAACTTATCAGATGTATGGGCTAAAGAAGTGGAACTGTACTCAACTAATCAGGACTGTGTCAAGGTGCTTGTTGGGAATAAAGTTGACAGA GAATCTGAGAGGGCTGTGAGTAGAGAAGAGGGCATTGCTCTTGCAAAAGATATTGGATGCATGTTTCTTGAATGTAGTGCTAAGACTAGAGAAAATGTGGAGCGTTGCTTTCAAGAGCTAGCATTAAAG ATAATGGAGATTCCTAGCCTCTTAGAAGAGGGTTCTACTGTAGCAAAGAGAAACATTTTGAAGCAGAACCAAGAAAATCAAGCACCTCCTAGTTGTTGCTCGTAA
- the LOC133719851 gene encoding uncharacterized protein LOC133719851, with protein MDREWGSKPGSGGAASAQNEAIDRRERLRRLALETIDLAKDPYFMRNHLGSYECKLCLTLHNNEGNYLAHTQGKRHQTNLAKRAAREAKDAPAQPQPHKRKVSVRKTVKIGRPGYRVTKQFDGETKQRSLLFQIEYPEIEDNAKPRHRFMSSYEQRVQPFEKRYQYLLFAAEPYEIIAFKVPSTEIDKSTPKFFSHWDPDSKMFTLQLYFKVKPPETNKPQPPPTANGTGAPGVPSRPLPPPPQGPPPPPPQGMAPGAPMGNPPRAPPPIPGSLLPPPPMVNGPRPMPPGGAPPAPPPPPVGNNTMVNFTPGTQMGRPPTMPPPPQGFQGQQMQGQGLRPPPPPPSMG; from the exons ATGGACCGAGAGTGGGGCTCCAAGCCCGGCAGCGGCGGCGCCGCCTCCGCCCAGAACGAAGCCATCGACCGCCGCGAGCGACTCCGACGACTCGCCCTGGAGACCATCGATCTCGCCAAAGATCCATACTTCATGCGCAACCACCTCGGAAG CTATGAGTGTAAACTTTGCTTGACCTTGCACAACAATGAGGGTAACTACTTGGCCCATACACAGGGAAAGCGCCACCAGACCAATCTCGCCAAGCGCGCCGCGCGTGAGGCCAAGGACGCTCCCGCTCAGCCCCAGCCCCACAAGCGCAAAGTCTCCGTTCGCAAAACAG TGAAAATTGGTAGGCCGGGGTATAGAGTAACCAAGCAGTTTGATGGGGAGACAAAGCAGAGGTCTCTTCTCTTCCAG ATTGAGTATCCTGAGATAGAAGATAATGCAAAGCCAAGGCATCGTTTTATGTCGTCTTATGAGCAG AGGGTCCAGCCCTTCGAGAAAAGATACCAGTATCTTCTGTTTGCAGCCGAACCATACGAGATAATTGCTTTTAAG gttCCGAGTACAGAGATTGACAAATCAACTCCGAAGTTCTTTTCACATTGGGATCCAGACTCCAAAATGTTCACG TTGCAGCTATATTTCAAAGTTAAGCCACCAGAGACGAACAAACCTCAACCTCCCCCAACAGCCAATGGCACAGGTGCTCCTGGAGTTCCTTCAAGGCCTCTACCCCCACCACCCCAAggtccacctcctcctcctccacaagGAATGGCGCCTGGTGCACCTATGGGTAACCCTCCTAGGGCTCCACCACCTATTCCTGGATCCTTACTGCCACCTCCTCCTATGGTAAATGGCCCTAGGCCTATGCCTCCTGGTGGGGCTCCACCTGCCCCACCTCCACCTCCTGTTGGCAATAACACAATGGTGAATTTCACTCCTGGTACCCAGATGGGTAGACCACCGACTATGCCACCTCCACCACAAGGCTTCCAAGGACAACAGATGCAGGGCCAGGGTCttcgtcctcctcctccacctcctAGCATGGGCTAA